A window from Rana temporaria chromosome 8, aRanTem1.1, whole genome shotgun sequence encodes these proteins:
- the LOC120909797 gene encoding zinc finger protein 271-like — MDPSDQGESSHQSNTMIVNIHVSHNADRSTDPSNLKETSLTHEGVHRVENLFSCSECGKSFTQKGNLFSHQRIHMGERPYSCSECGKSFHKKDNLVKHLRIHLVQRPHSCSECGKSFTQKGGLVNHFKIHTGERPYSCSECGKSFLKKDGLVRHQRIHTGERPHSCSECGKSFRKKDNLVKHQRVHMDMHPSCSKSEKSFNHEELLVKNQRICIGESPYSCSECGKSFTQKGNLVQHQRSHMGERPYSCSECGKSFMRNDHLVTHQRIHTGERPFSCSECGKSFTHKRYLVEHHRIHKGERPYSCSQCGKSFIQKGDLVKHQRIHTGERPYSCLECGKCFTHKGGLVKHQRIHTGERPYLCSECGKSFSHKEVLVEHQRIHTGERPYSCSHCGKSFNHKGDLVKHQRIHTGEHPYSCSECGRSFIFKGNLVQHQRIHTGEQPYLCSECGKSFTRKGDLVKHQRVHLRERPFSCSVCEKSFSHKEYLAKHQRIHTGERPYSCSECGKSFLRKDNLVKHQNQCSVAGGRRAVGECSVDGGGELSENVVWMVGEELSEECSVDGGGELLENVVWMVEESCRKMLSYNDITLRLFLLYRVENRDRKSVIVETQEGEELKDIKIEVKVENEEMFGDQQSMGEGGPLYSQDSTQGDHNIPHYHQDLTLQVDQQILPFPGKLSYPMKEFTEVRIYSHVQSVGNLSLRKETLFNTKKVTWLSVLIHVQSAGNLSSGTIILLAIREFTQCGKCFTHKGDLVKHQRIHTVS, encoded by the exons ATGGATCCCTCTGATCAGGGGGAATCTTCCCATCAATCAAATACTATGATTGTAAATATCCATGTATCTCACAATGCAGATAGATCAACAGATCCTTCTAATCTCAAGGAAACTTCCTTAACCCATGAAGGGGTGCACAGAGTTGAGAATCTattctcatgttcagagtgcgggaaatctttcactcagaaaggaaaccttttttcacatcagagaattcacatgggtgagcgtccctattcatgttcagagtgtgggaaatcatTTCATAAGAAAGATAACCTTGTTAAACATCTGAGAATTCACTTAGTTCAGCGTCctcattcatgttcagagtgcgggaaatctttcactcagaaaggagGCCTTGTTAATCATTTcaaaattcacacaggtgagcgcccctattcatgttcagagtgcgggaagtcTTTCCTTAAGAAAGATGGCCTTgttagacaccagagaattcacacgggggaGCGTCCTCATTCATGTTCcgagtgtgggaaatctttccGTAAGAAAGATAATCTTGTTAAACATCAAAGAGTTCACATGGATATGCATCCTTCATGTTCAAAGTCAGAGAAATCTTTCAATCATGAAGAATTGCTCGTTAAAAATCAGAGAATTTGTATAGGTGAgagtccttattcatgttcagagtgcgggaaatctttcactcagaaaggaaATCTTGTTCAACACCAAAGAAGTCACATGGGTGAGCGTCCTtactcatgttcagagtgtgggaaatctttcatGAGGAACGATCATCTTGTTAcccatcagagaattcacacgggtgagcgtcctttttcatgttcagagtgtgggaaatcgtTCACTCATAAAAGATACCTTGTTGAACATCACAGAATTCACaagggtgagcgtccttattcatgttcacagtgtgggaaatctttcatTCAAAAAGGAGACCTTGTCAAACATCAGaggattcacacaggtgagcgtccttattcatgtttagagtgcgggaaatgtttcactcatAAAGGAGGCCTTGTaaaacatcagagaattcacacgggtgagcgtccttatttatgttcagagtgtgggaaatctttctCTCATAAAGAAGTCCTTGTTgaacatcagagaattcacacaggtgagcgtccttattcatgttcacactgtgggaaatctttcaatcATAAGGGAGACCTTGTTAAACATCAGAGAATTCATACGGGGGAGCATCCCTattcttgttcagagtgcggaagatcttttatttttaaaggaaaccttgtgcaacatcagagaattcacacaggtgagcaacCCTAtttatgttcagagtgtgggaaatctttcactcgtaAAGGAGACCTTGTTAAACATCAGAGAGTTCACTTGcgtgagcgtcctttttcatgttcagtgTGTGAAAAGTCTTTCTCTCATAAAGAATACCTTGCtaaacatcagagaattcacacaggcgagcgtccttattcatgttcagagtgtgggaaatctttccTTAGGAAAGATAATCTTGTAAAACACCAAAATCAATGTAGTGtggctggtgggaggagagctgtcggagaatgtagtgtggatggtggaggagagctgtcggagaatgtagtgtggatg GTGGGAGAAGAGCTGTCggaagaatgtagtgtggatggtggaggagaactgttggagaatgtagtgtggatggttgaggagagctgtcggaaga TGTTATCTTACAATGACATTACTCTCAGGCTTTTCCTATTATATCGAGTGGAAAACAGAGACAGGAAAAGTGTGATTGTAGAGACACAGGAA GGTGAAGAACTGAAAGACATCAAAATTGAGGTTAAAGTTGAAAATGAAGAGATGTTTggggatcagcagtctatgggagAGGgaggtcctctgtattcccaggattccACACAGGGAGATCACAACATCCCTCActatcatcag GATCTCACACTGCAGGTAGATCAACAGATCCTTCCATTCCCAGGGAAACTTTCTTACCCCATGAAGGAGTTCACAGAGGTGAGAATCTattctcatgttcagagtgtgggaaatctttcactcagaaaAGAAACCTTATTCAACACCAAAAAAGTCACATGgctgagcgtccttattcatgttcagagtgcgggaaatctttcctcAGGAACGATCATCTTGTTAgccatcagagaattcacacag tgtgggaaatgtttcactcaTAAAGGAGACCTTGTtaaacatcagagaattcacacag TTTCTTGA